From Ramlibacter tataouinensis, the proteins below share one genomic window:
- the atpA gene encoding F0F1 ATP synthase subunit alpha gives MQLNPAEISELIKSRIEGLAASADIRNQGTVISVTDGICRVHGLSDAMAGEMLEFPPTADGTPTFGLALNLERDSVGAVILGEYEHISEGDTVKCTGRILEVPVGPELIGRVVNALGQPIDGKGPINAKMTDVIEKVAPGVIARQSVSQPVQTGLKSIDSMVPIGRGQRELIIGDRQTGKTAVAVDTIINQKGQNMTCVYVAIGQKASTIKNIVRALEQNGAMEYTIVVAASASESAAMQYVSAYAGCTMGEYFRDRGQDALIIYDDLSKQAVAYRQVSLLLRRPPGREAYPGDVFYLHSRLLERAARVNADYVEAFTKGEVKGKTGSLTALPIIETQAGDVSAFVPTNVISITDGQIFLETSLFNAGIRPAINAGISVSRVGGAAQTKLIKSLSGGIRTDLAQYRELAAFAQFASDLDAATRKQLDRGARVTELLKQAQYSPLPISLMAATLFAVNKGYFDDVDVKKVLPFEHGLQAFLKDKHAALLGKLEKDQAMDKDAEAQLTAAIEAFKKTFA, from the coding sequence ATGCAACTCAATCCCGCTGAAATTTCCGAACTGATCAAGAGCCGGATCGAGGGCCTGGCCGCCAGCGCCGACATCCGCAACCAGGGCACGGTGATCTCCGTGACCGACGGCATTTGCCGCGTCCACGGCCTGTCGGACGCGATGGCCGGCGAAATGCTGGAATTCCCGCCCACGGCCGACGGCACGCCCACCTTCGGCCTGGCGCTGAACCTCGAGCGCGATTCGGTCGGCGCGGTGATTCTGGGCGAGTACGAGCACATCTCCGAAGGCGACACCGTCAAGTGCACGGGCCGCATCCTGGAAGTCCCGGTCGGTCCCGAGCTGATCGGCCGCGTGGTCAACGCGCTGGGCCAGCCCATCGACGGCAAGGGTCCGATCAACGCCAAGATGACCGACGTGATCGAGAAGGTCGCCCCGGGCGTGATCGCGCGCCAGTCGGTGTCGCAGCCGGTGCAGACCGGCCTGAAGTCGATCGACTCGATGGTTCCGATCGGCCGCGGCCAGCGCGAGCTGATCATCGGCGACCGCCAGACCGGCAAGACCGCGGTGGCCGTCGACACGATCATCAACCAGAAGGGTCAGAACATGACCTGCGTGTACGTCGCCATCGGGCAGAAGGCGTCCACGATCAAGAACATCGTCCGCGCGCTGGAACAGAACGGCGCGATGGAATACACCATCGTGGTCGCCGCTTCGGCCTCCGAGTCCGCCGCCATGCAGTACGTGTCGGCCTACGCCGGCTGCACGATGGGCGAGTACTTCCGCGACCGCGGCCAGGACGCGCTGATCATTTATGACGACCTGTCCAAGCAGGCCGTGGCCTACCGTCAGGTGTCGCTGCTGCTGCGCCGCCCGCCGGGCCGCGAAGCCTACCCGGGCGACGTGTTCTATCTCCACAGCCGTCTGCTGGAGCGCGCCGCGCGCGTGAACGCCGACTACGTTGAAGCCTTCACCAAGGGTGAAGTCAAGGGCAAGACCGGCTCGCTCACCGCGCTGCCGATCATCGAGACGCAGGCCGGCGACGTGTCCGCGTTCGTGCCGACCAACGTGATCTCGATCACCGACGGCCAGATCTTCCTGGAAACCAGCCTGTTCAACGCCGGCATCCGTCCCGCCATCAACGCGGGTATCTCGGTGTCCCGCGTCGGCGGTGCCGCCCAGACCAAGCTGATCAAGTCGCTGTCCGGCGGTATCCGTACCGACCTGGCGCAGTACCGCGAACTTGCGGCCTTCGCGCAGTTCGCCTCCGACCTGGACGCCGCCACCCGCAAGCAGCTCGATCGCGGCGCACGCGTGACCGAACTGCTCAAGCAGGCCCAGTACAGCCCGCTGCCCATCTCGCTGATGGCCGCCACGCTGTTCGCGGTCAACAAGGGCTACTTCGACGACGTCGACGTCAAGAAGGTCCTGCCGTTCGAGCACGGCCTGCAGGCCTTCCTGAAGGACAAGCACGCGGCCCTTCTCGGCAAGCTCGAGAAGGACCAGGCCATGGACAAGGACGCGGAAGCGCAGCTGACGGCGGCGATCGAAGCGTTCAAGAAGACCTTCGCCTAA
- a CDS encoding F0F1 ATP synthase subunit delta: MAELATIARPYAEALYKSSKADLDGASRWLDALAAVAGNQQLLQFAENPKVTDQQVFDVISDVAKSQLPPAASNFLRTVIENGRLAALPEIATQFRQLKNAQSGSSDAVVYSAFPMAASALGEVAGVLEKRFGRKLNLTVQEDASLIGGIRVVVGDEVLDTSVKARLEQMKVALTA, translated from the coding sequence ATGGCCGAACTCGCCACCATCGCCCGCCCGTACGCCGAAGCGCTGTACAAGTCCTCGAAGGCCGATCTCGACGGCGCCTCGCGCTGGCTCGATGCCCTCGCCGCCGTGGCGGGCAACCAGCAGCTGCTGCAATTCGCCGAGAATCCCAAGGTCACCGACCAGCAGGTGTTCGACGTGATCTCCGACGTCGCCAAGTCGCAGCTGCCGCCCGCGGCCAGCAACTTCCTGCGCACGGTGATCGAGAACGGCCGACTGGCGGCCCTGCCCGAGATTGCGACGCAGTTCCGCCAGCTGAAGAACGCGCAGAGCGGCTCGTCCGACGCCGTCGTCTACAGCGCCTTCCCCATGGCCGCCTCCGCCCTCGGCGAAGTCGCCGGCGTGCTGGAAAAGCGCTTCGGCCGCAAGCTCAATCTGACCGTCCAGGAAGACGCGTCCCTCATCGGCGGCATCCGCGTGGTGGTGGGCGACGAAGTGCTGGACACCTCGGTCAAGGCCCGCCTGGAACAAATGAAAGTCGCGCTGACGGCCTGA
- a CDS encoding F0F1 ATP synthase subunit B — protein MSITGTLIIQMIVFLLLVAFTMKFVWPPIAAALDERAKKIAEGLSAADKAKAELADADRRVEQELAKSRADTAQMLADAERRAQAIVEEAKTRATDEGAKIVAAAKAEADQQTVKAREALREQVAALAVKGAEQILRREVNAGVHAELLGRLKTEL, from the coding sequence GTGAGCATCACCGGTACCCTGATCATTCAGATGATCGTGTTCCTGCTCCTGGTAGCGTTCACGATGAAGTTCGTGTGGCCTCCGATCGCGGCGGCCCTGGACGAGCGCGCGAAGAAGATCGCCGAGGGGCTGTCAGCGGCCGACAAGGCGAAGGCGGAGCTCGCCGACGCCGACCGGCGTGTCGAACAGGAGCTGGCCAAGTCGCGCGCCGACACGGCGCAGATGCTGGCCGACGCCGAGCGCCGTGCCCAGGCCATCGTGGAGGAAGCGAAGACGCGCGCCACCGACGAAGGCGCCAAGATCGTCGCCGCCGCCAAGGCCGAGGCCGACCAGCAGACCGTGAAGGCGCGCGAAGCCCTGCGCGAGCAAGTGGCTGCGCTGGCTGTCAAGGGCGCCGAGCAGATCCTGCGCCGCGAAGTCAACGCGGGCGTGCACGCCGAGCTGCTGGGCCGTCTGAAGACCGAGCTGTAA
- the atpE gene encoding F0F1 ATP synthase subunit C yields MQVISFVALAAGLIIGLGAIGACIGIGIMGSKYLESAARQPELMNELQTKMFLLAGLIDAAFIIGTGIALWFATANPFLAQLATVAK; encoded by the coding sequence ATGCAAGTTATCAGCTTTGTCGCTCTGGCCGCCGGCCTGATCATCGGTCTCGGCGCCATCGGTGCCTGCATCGGCATCGGCATCATGGGCAGCAAGTACCTCGAGTCGGCCGCGCGCCAGCCCGAACTGATGAACGAGCTGCAGACCAAGATGTTCCTGCTCGCTGGCCTGATCGACGCGGCGTTCATCATCGGCACCGGTATCGCGCTGTGGTTCGCCACCGCCAACCCGTTCCTCGCCCAGCTGGCCACCGTCGCCAAGTAA
- the atpB gene encoding F0F1 ATP synthase subunit A, with protein sequence MAAENAAAGAAEQGQTAGEYILHHLTFWQNQPPKAVADFSVFNFDSIFFGVVLGALGCWVLWLAARKATSGVPGRFQAAVEILVEMVEGQAKGIVHNAESRKLIAPLALTVFIWIILMNTMDLLPVDLLPAIWAKIYGAAGHDPHHAFLRVVPTADLSMTMGLSLSVLLLCLYYNVKIKGLGGWAHELVTAPFGAHPLLWPFNFIFQMIEFVAKTVSHGMRLFGNMYAGELIFLLIALMGGAFSLSATGLTLAVGHVIAGWAWAVFHILIIVLQAFVFMMLTLVYLGQAHDKH encoded by the coding sequence ATGGCTGCTGAAAACGCTGCTGCAGGCGCTGCCGAGCAAGGCCAAACGGCCGGTGAATACATCCTTCACCATCTGACGTTCTGGCAAAACCAGCCCCCCAAGGCGGTTGCCGACTTCTCGGTCTTCAACTTCGATTCCATATTCTTCGGCGTCGTGCTGGGCGCGCTGGGCTGCTGGGTGTTGTGGCTGGCCGCGCGCAAGGCGACCTCGGGCGTGCCCGGCCGCTTCCAGGCGGCCGTGGAAATCCTCGTGGAAATGGTCGAGGGCCAGGCCAAGGGGATCGTGCACAACGCGGAAAGCCGCAAGCTGATCGCCCCGCTGGCGCTCACGGTGTTCATCTGGATCATCCTGATGAACACGATGGACCTGCTGCCGGTGGACCTGCTGCCGGCCATTTGGGCCAAGATCTACGGCGCCGCCGGCCACGACCCGCATCACGCCTTCCTGCGCGTGGTGCCCACCGCCGACCTGTCGATGACGATGGGCCTGTCGTTGTCCGTGCTGCTGCTGTGCCTGTACTACAACGTCAAGATCAAGGGCCTGGGTGGCTGGGCGCACGAGCTGGTGACCGCGCCCTTTGGTGCGCACCCGCTGCTGTGGCCGTTCAACTTCATCTTCCAGATGATCGAGTTCGTCGCCAAGACCGTCTCGCACGGCATGCGACTGTTCGGCAACATGTATGCCGGTGAACTGATCTTCCTGCTGATCGCCCTGATGGGCGGCGCCTTCTCGCTCAGCGCCACCGGCCTCACGCTGGCTGTCGGCCACGTCATCGCCGGCTGGGCGTGGGCCGTGTTCCACATCCTGATCATCGTGCTGCAGGCCTTCGTGTTCATGATGCTGACGCTCGTCTACCTCGGTCAGGCGCACGACAAGCACTGA
- a CDS encoding ATP synthase subunit I, producing MKTSAPFPEEFHEATEEEIPIKPLTAEEARRLREQHPPVSPWWVVAGQVVVGLVAALAAWGITGRQNVGWSTGYGALAVAIPAAIFARGLTGRFSSLNAGTAAAGFMVWEMVKIASTIALMAAAPKLVPALSWPAMLVGLVLAMKVYWVALAFKPRSRLAPPKSN from the coding sequence ATGAAAACAAGCGCACCGTTTCCCGAGGAATTTCACGAGGCTACGGAGGAAGAGATCCCGATCAAGCCGCTGACCGCCGAGGAGGCGCGTCGGCTGCGTGAACAGCACCCCCCGGTTTCCCCCTGGTGGGTGGTGGCGGGCCAGGTCGTGGTGGGGCTCGTCGCGGCTTTGGCTGCGTGGGGCATCACCGGGAGGCAGAACGTGGGGTGGTCCACCGGATACGGTGCGCTGGCCGTGGCGATTCCCGCGGCCATTTTTGCGCGAGGACTCACCGGGCGTTTTTCATCCCTCAACGCGGGTACCGCGGCGGCCGGGTTCATGGTGTGGGAGATGGTCAAGATCGCTTCGACGATTGCGCTGATGGCAGCGGCGCCGAAGCTGGTGCCCGCATTGAGCTGGCCGGCAATGCTGGTTGGCCTGGTGCTGGCGATGAAGGTTTATTGGGTGGCGCTTGCGTTCAAGCCGCGAAGCCGGTTGGCGCCGCCGAAGTCGAATTGA
- a CDS encoding MBL fold metallo-hydrolase, with the protein MKLLAAGLLLSAAVAFADHGLDEARPHHTAQGFRNNYIPQVDKPPGDLLRWRLQAWREGLPPPPRAMPPVAPPELERLRANTRALRSVGAAARAVAPSVTWIGHATALLQCGGLNVLTDPIFSERASPLPLLGIGPKRAQPPGIALPDLPPIDVVLISHNHYDHLDLASLEGLDERSGGQTLFLVPLGVKALLTQHGLRHVVELDWWQSHWHGGVEFHLVPVQHWSARGFGDRNHTLWGGWAVFAPDLRWYFAGDTGYTRDFADTRRRFASRAAGGPVFDLALLPIGAYEPRWFMSAQHMNPAEAVQAHRDLGARRSLGVHWGTFELTDEALDQPPRDLAAARSAAGIPEADFFVLAIGETRWLPAMQGQSPHER; encoded by the coding sequence ATGAAGTTGCTGGCCGCCGGCCTGCTGCTCAGCGCCGCCGTTGCCTTCGCCGACCACGGCCTCGACGAGGCACGGCCTCACCACACGGCGCAGGGATTTCGCAACAACTACATCCCTCAGGTAGACAAGCCGCCGGGCGACCTGCTGCGCTGGCGCCTGCAGGCTTGGCGTGAGGGCCTGCCGCCGCCGCCCCGCGCGATGCCGCCGGTCGCACCGCCTGAGCTGGAACGCCTTCGCGCCAACACCCGGGCGCTGCGCAGCGTCGGCGCAGCGGCCCGGGCCGTCGCTCCGTCGGTGACCTGGATCGGCCACGCGACGGCGCTGTTGCAGTGCGGCGGGCTCAACGTGCTGACCGACCCCATCTTCAGCGAGCGCGCGTCGCCGCTCCCGCTGCTGGGGATCGGTCCGAAGCGGGCGCAGCCGCCCGGGATCGCCCTGCCGGACCTGCCGCCCATCGATGTGGTGCTGATCTCACACAACCATTACGACCATCTGGACCTGGCATCGCTGGAGGGGCTGGACGAGCGATCCGGGGGCCAGACCCTGTTCCTGGTGCCGCTGGGCGTGAAGGCGCTGCTCACGCAGCACGGCCTGCGCCATGTCGTGGAGCTCGACTGGTGGCAAAGCCACTGGCACGGCGGCGTGGAGTTCCACCTGGTCCCCGTCCAGCACTGGTCGGCGCGCGGCTTCGGCGATCGCAACCATACGCTGTGGGGCGGCTGGGCCGTGTTCGCCCCGGACCTTCGCTGGTACTTTGCCGGCGACACCGGCTACACCCGCGATTTCGCCGACACGCGCCGGCGCTTCGCCTCGCGCGCTGCCGGCGGCCCGGTGTTCGACCTCGCCCTGCTTCCCATCGGCGCCTACGAGCCGCGCTGGTTCATGTCGGCGCAGCACATGAACCCGGCCGAGGCTGTGCAGGCCCACCGGGACCTGGGCGCACGGCGCAGCCTGGGGGTGCACTGGGGCACCTTCGAGCTCACCGACGAAGCCCTGGACCAGCCGCCCCGGGACCTGGCGGCGGCACGAAGCGCCGCCGGCATCCCCGAGGCGGACTTTTTCGTGCTGGCCATCGGCGAAACCCGCTGGCTGCCGGCGATGCAAGGACAATCCCCCCATGAGCGATAG
- a CDS encoding aminotransferase class IV, whose protein sequence is MSDSDLPPLPCYINGEFTTLPHAKVSALDRGFIFGDGVYEVVPVYDGRPFRFEEHMARLDRSLGELRIPNPKSRAEWRQLVDQLVEAYAKQRGLPAARSNQLVYFQVTRGVAMRDHVMIPGLVPTVFAMTNRLYIYTAEERARGLACVTADDFRWKKAHIKSISLAGAVLARQLGADQDAGETIMFRDGFLSEAAASNVWIVKDGVVLGPPKDNLVLEGIRYGLLEALCLEMGIPFELGPVSRAEVLAADEVLLSSATKEVIAVTRLDGRPVAMGRPGPIYEKLHAGYQRAKLAQ, encoded by the coding sequence ATGAGCGATAGCGACCTGCCTCCCCTGCCCTGCTACATCAACGGCGAGTTCACCACCCTGCCCCATGCCAAGGTGAGCGCGCTGGACCGCGGCTTCATCTTCGGCGATGGGGTGTACGAAGTGGTGCCCGTGTACGACGGGCGGCCGTTCCGTTTCGAGGAGCACATGGCGCGGCTGGACCGCAGCCTGGGCGAGCTGCGCATCCCCAATCCGAAAAGCCGCGCCGAGTGGCGCCAGCTGGTGGACCAGCTGGTCGAGGCCTATGCGAAGCAGCGGGGCCTGCCGGCGGCGCGCAGCAACCAGCTCGTGTACTTCCAGGTCACCCGCGGGGTCGCGATGCGCGACCACGTGATGATCCCGGGACTGGTGCCCACCGTGTTCGCCATGACCAACCGGCTTTACATCTACACGGCCGAGGAACGCGCGCGCGGGCTCGCCTGTGTCACGGCGGACGATTTCCGCTGGAAGAAGGCGCACATCAAGAGCATCAGCCTGGCCGGCGCGGTGCTGGCGCGGCAGCTGGGCGCCGACCAGGACGCCGGCGAGACCATCATGTTCCGCGACGGATTCCTCAGCGAGGCGGCTGCGTCCAACGTCTGGATCGTCAAGGACGGCGTGGTGCTGGGCCCGCCCAAGGACAACCTGGTGCTCGAAGGCATCCGCTACGGCCTGCTCGAAGCCCTCTGCCTGGAGATGGGCATTCCGTTCGAACTTGGCCCGGTGTCGCGGGCCGAAGTGCTGGCGGCCGACGAAGTCTTGCTGAGTTCGGCGACCAAGGAGGTCATCGCGGTGACCCGGCTCGACGGCCGGCCGGTTGCAATGGGGCGCCCCGGCCCCATCTACGAAAAGCTGCACGCCGGCTATCAGCGTGCCAAACTGGCCCAATGA
- a CDS encoding YbeD family protein: protein MNISAESQKSLIEFPSRFPIKVMGAKVDGFVEAVAVVARQFDPEFDPATIELRDSRAGNYLGITVTLTVTSREQLDELYRTLSTHPMVKVVL, encoded by the coding sequence ATGAACATCTCTGCTGAGTCCCAGAAGTCCCTGATCGAGTTTCCGTCGCGCTTTCCCATCAAGGTGATGGGCGCCAAGGTCGATGGCTTCGTCGAAGCCGTCGCCGTGGTGGCCCGGCAGTTCGATCCGGAATTCGACCCGGCCACCATCGAGCTGCGCGACAGCCGGGCCGGGAACTACCTCGGCATCACCGTCACCCTGACGGTGACCAGCCGGGAACAGCTCGACGAGCTGTACCGCACGCTCTCGACCCATCCGATGGTCAAGGTCGTGCTCTGA
- the lipB gene encoding lipoyl(octanoyl) transferase LipB, with product MQLVLRGRVDYVSTYEAMRAFTAARDTSTPDELWLCEHPPVFTQGLAGKPEHVHGPGDIPVVATNRGGQVTYHGPGQVVAYPLLDLGRAGYFVKEYVHRLEEAVIRTLRHYGVTGHRVPGAPGIYVKLDDPFGHSSISPTPGGDPFRGLGKIAALGIKVSRHCAYHGVALNVAMDLEPFSRIDPCGYAGLATVDLSTIGVSTQWQEAAQLLGHKLAAHLS from the coding sequence ATGCAGCTCGTGCTGCGTGGGCGCGTCGACTACGTCTCCACCTACGAGGCCATGCGCGCCTTCACGGCGGCACGCGACACCTCGACGCCCGACGAGCTCTGGCTGTGCGAACACCCGCCGGTGTTCACCCAGGGCCTGGCCGGCAAGCCCGAGCACGTGCATGGCCCGGGCGACATTCCGGTCGTGGCGACCAACCGCGGCGGCCAGGTGACCTACCACGGCCCCGGCCAAGTGGTCGCCTACCCGCTGCTGGACCTCGGCCGCGCCGGCTACTTTGTCAAGGAGTACGTCCATCGGCTGGAGGAAGCGGTGATCCGCACCCTGCGCCACTACGGCGTGACGGGGCACCGCGTGCCCGGCGCGCCGGGCATCTACGTCAAGCTCGACGATCCCTTCGGCCACTCCTCGATCTCGCCGACCCCGGGTGGCGACCCGTTCCGGGGGCTGGGCAAGATCGCGGCCCTGGGCATCAAGGTCAGCCGCCATTGCGCCTACCACGGCGTGGCGCTGAACGTGGCGATGGACCTGGAACCCTTCAGCCGCATCGACCCTTGCGGTTACGCAGGTCTGGCCACGGTGGACCTTTCTACAATCGGGGTTTCCACCCAATGGCAGGAAGCCGCGCAACTGCTGGGCCACAAGCTCGCCGCGCATCTCTCATGA
- the lipA gene encoding lipoyl synthase yields MNTNDVVREAQSAENYDPSAKQKAAAKLSRIPVKVEPGEVLKKPDWIRVRAGSANTRFYEIKQILRESNLNTVCEEASCPNIGECFGKGTATFMIMGDKCTRRCPFCDVGHGRPDPLDVNEPENLAKTIARLQLKYVVITSVDRDDLRDGGAGHFVDCIRRTRELSPGTTIEVLVPDFRGRDDRALEILKAAPPDVMNHNLETIPRLYKQARPGSDYAFSLNLLKKFKALFPHIPTKSGLMVGLGETDEEILAVMRDMREHDIEMLTIGQYLAPSTSHLPVRRYVHPDTFKMFEAEAQAMGFSHAAVGAMVRSSYHADQQAHAAGVVTPL; encoded by the coding sequence ATGAACACCAACGACGTCGTGCGCGAAGCGCAATCCGCCGAGAACTACGATCCCAGCGCCAAGCAGAAGGCCGCCGCCAAGCTGTCGCGCATCCCGGTGAAGGTCGAGCCCGGCGAGGTGCTCAAGAAGCCCGACTGGATCCGCGTGCGCGCCGGCTCGGCCAACACGCGCTTCTACGAGATCAAGCAGATCCTGCGCGAGAGCAATCTCAACACGGTGTGCGAGGAAGCCTCCTGCCCCAACATCGGCGAATGCTTCGGCAAGGGCACGGCGACCTTCATGATCATGGGCGACAAGTGCACCCGCCGCTGCCCCTTCTGCGATGTAGGCCACGGCCGGCCCGACCCGCTGGACGTGAACGAGCCGGAGAACCTCGCGAAGACCATCGCCCGGCTCCAGCTCAAGTACGTGGTGATCACCTCGGTCGACCGCGATGACCTGCGCGACGGCGGCGCCGGCCATTTCGTCGACTGCATCCGCCGCACCCGCGAACTCTCGCCCGGCACCACGATCGAGGTGCTGGTGCCGGACTTCCGCGGCCGCGACGACCGCGCGCTCGAGATCCTCAAGGCCGCGCCGCCGGATGTGATGAACCACAACCTGGAGACCATCCCGCGCCTGTATAAGCAGGCGCGGCCCGGCTCCGACTACGCCTTCAGCCTGAACCTGCTCAAGAAGTTCAAGGCACTGTTCCCGCATATCCCGACCAAGAGCGGCCTGATGGTGGGCCTGGGCGAGACCGACGAGGAAATCCTGGCGGTGATGCGCGACATGCGCGAGCACGACATCGAGATGCTCACCATCGGCCAGTACCTCGCGCCCTCCACGTCGCACCTGCCGGTGCGCCGTTACGTGCACCCCGACACCTTCAAGATGTTCGAGGCCGAGGCCCAGGCGATGGGCTTCTCGCATGCGGCCGTCGGCGCCATGGTCCGCTCCAGCTACCACGCCGACCAGCAGGCGCATGCGGCCGGGGTGGTGACGCCGCTTTGA